Proteins found in one Nostoc sp. NIES-3756 genomic segment:
- a CDS encoding 6-pyruvoyl trahydropterin synthase family protein, whose product MPKWKVVTEFSFNSAHYIKDYDGPCGRMHGHNYQVRIEATSTQLHSSQYCPHPVMVADFRTLRWAKQDVTKGGLDHGVLNEVMPPEYETTAEMIAKYIYDETKKRVPPDIQLKIHVSETPNSWVEYED is encoded by the coding sequence ATGCCAAAATGGAAAGTAGTAACAGAATTTTCCTTCAATAGCGCTCACTACATTAAAGATTATGATGGCCCTTGTGGTCGGATGCACGGTCATAATTATCAAGTCCGTATTGAAGCAACATCAACACAACTGCACTCTTCTCAGTATTGCCCACATCCTGTCATGGTGGCTGACTTTAGAACCTTACGTTGGGCTAAACAAGATGTCACAAAAGGTGGGCTAGATCATGGGGTTTTGAATGAAGTGATGCCTCCTGAATATGAAACGACTGCGGAAATGATTGCTAAGTATATTTATGATGAAACTAAGAAGCGAGTACCACCAGACATACAATTAAAAATCCATGTTTCGGAAACGCCTAATAGCTGGGTAGAGTACGAAGATTAA
- the ribD gene encoding bifunctional diaminohydroxyphosphoribosylaminopyrimidine deaminase/5-amino-6-(5-phosphoribosylamino)uracil reductase RibD has protein sequence MDKFPVVAQAGASQPNNTQQHEPSTQPSVPQGVGSDFDVRMMQRCLELARRALGRTSPNPLVGAVVVQDGEIVGEGFHPRAGEPHAEVFALRAAGERARGATVYVNLEPCNHYGRTPPCSEGLIAAGVAKVVVGMVDPNPLVAGGGIARLRAAGVEVLVGVETAACQQLNEGFVHRILHKRPLGILKYAMTLDGKIATASGHSAWVTNPSARGEVHQLRAACDAVIVGGNTVRRDNPYLTSHQEGVHNPLRVVMSRQLDLPTDAHLWDTNQAPTLVLTQLGANPDFQKLLQQKGVEVLELPLLTPEIVMSHLYDRGFCSVLWECGGTLAASAIAGGAVQKILAFIAPKIIGGSHAPTPVGDLGFDTMTEALILERVSWRVVGSDCLVEGYLPAKNQ, from the coding sequence ATGGATAAGTTTCCAGTGGTAGCTCAAGCAGGTGCATCTCAACCTAACAATACTCAGCAACATGAACCCTCGACACAGCCATCAGTACCGCAGGGGGTAGGAAGTGATTTTGATGTCCGCATGATGCAACGGTGTTTAGAACTGGCACGCCGTGCTTTGGGACGGACTTCGCCTAACCCGTTGGTGGGGGCGGTAGTTGTTCAGGATGGGGAAATTGTGGGGGAAGGTTTTCATCCCCGTGCAGGTGAGCCTCATGCCGAGGTTTTTGCCTTAAGGGCGGCAGGAGAACGGGCGCGTGGTGCTACGGTATATGTCAACCTCGAACCTTGTAATCATTATGGGCGCACTCCCCCTTGTTCAGAAGGGTTGATTGCGGCTGGGGTGGCTAAGGTGGTAGTAGGTATGGTTGACCCGAACCCACTGGTGGCGGGTGGTGGTATTGCCAGACTACGCGCGGCTGGGGTGGAGGTGTTGGTGGGTGTGGAAACCGCAGCCTGTCAGCAGCTAAATGAAGGTTTTGTCCATCGCATTCTGCATAAGCGTCCTTTAGGTATTTTGAAATATGCCATGACTTTAGATGGCAAAATAGCGACTGCCTCTGGTCATAGTGCCTGGGTAACAAATCCTTCGGCTCGTGGTGAAGTTCATCAACTGCGGGCTGCTTGTGATGCAGTAATTGTGGGTGGTAATACGGTACGACGAGATAATCCTTACTTGACCAGCCACCAAGAGGGTGTACATAATCCTTTGCGGGTGGTGATGAGTCGTCAGCTCGATTTGCCAACAGATGCTCACTTGTGGGACACAAACCAGGCTCCGACTTTAGTTTTGACGCAATTAGGAGCTAATCCTGATTTTCAAAAACTGTTGCAGCAAAAGGGTGTGGAGGTATTAGAGTTACCATTGCTGACACCAGAGATTGTGATGTCTCACTTATACGATCGCGGTTTTTGTAGCGTATTGTGGGAGTGTGGAGGTACTCTAGCTGCAAGTGCGATCGCTGGTGGTGCGGTACAAAAAATTCTCGCTTTTATTGCCCCAAAAATCATCGGTGGTAGCCATGCACCTACACCTGTTGGTGATTTGGGTTTTGATACCATGACAGAGGCGCTAATTTTAGAACGTGTGAGTTGGCGTGTTGTGGGTTCAGACTGTTTAGTAGAAGGGTATTTGCCTGCTAAAAACCAATAA
- a CDS encoding Uma2 family endonuclease, producing the protein MTVQLLRRKFTVQQYHKMVESGILTENDRVELIRGEIIEMSPIGTKHAACVNRLVNLLVQLLEKLVIVAAQNPVALNDNSEPQLDVALLKPRDDFYENAHPQPEDIFLLIEVADTTVIYDREEKITLYAEANITEIWLVDINAQVVEVYQQPTTAGYQQIQKFTSGQNLSISGFPDVNITVDKIFGR; encoded by the coding sequence ATGACTGTACAACTGCTAAGGCGAAAATTCACAGTGCAGCAATACCACAAAATGGTTGAGTCGGGTATTCTCACAGAGAATGACAGAGTAGAGTTGATCAGGGGAGAAATTATTGAAATGTCACCAATTGGGACAAAACATGCGGCTTGTGTAAATCGCCTGGTTAATTTATTAGTACAGTTGTTAGAAAAACTAGTAATAGTTGCTGCTCAAAATCCGGTGGCTTTGAACGATAATTCAGAACCCCAGCTAGATGTAGCTTTACTCAAACCCCGTGATGATTTTTATGAAAACGCACATCCTCAACCTGAAGATATTTTCTTATTAATTGAAGTTGCTGATACAACTGTCATATATGACCGAGAAGAGAAAATTACTCTATATGCAGAGGCAAATATAACTGAAATTTGGTTAGTAGATATTAACGCGCAAGTGGTGGAAGTTTACCAACAACCAACAACCGCAGGATATCAACAGATACAGAAATTTACTAGCGGTCAAAATTTATCGATTTCTGGCTTTCCTGATGTTAATATTACCGTAGACAAAATCTTCGGTAGATAA
- the mreC gene encoding rod shape-determining protein MreC, with translation MVTVRRWWDRKALQVGLLGLAIGGAWVLRQTQGEFLAEAYQVITRPLQMLQTGPSLEERQEERLKSAQFLEMQTRITELESQNKKLQDLLGYVQQEPLASRPIPARVIGRSADHWWQQVTINRGANAGIKEGYIVKAEGGLVGLVNTVTPNTSRILLISDLKSQVGVTISRTSAKGVLRGDSSSEAVLEFYEKVPNVKVGDLVSTSLYSQKFPSGLPVGRIKSLDLKKLPASIAKIELFPAISSLDWVAVYPKPTNPELEQQPANPESQKSN, from the coding sequence ATGGTTACTGTACGTCGTTGGTGGGATCGTAAAGCCTTACAAGTTGGGTTATTAGGGTTAGCAATTGGTGGTGCTTGGGTGTTGCGTCAGACTCAAGGCGAGTTTTTAGCGGAAGCATACCAAGTCATTACTCGTCCTTTGCAAATGTTGCAGACAGGGCCAAGTCTGGAGGAACGTCAGGAAGAACGCCTCAAGTCAGCCCAATTTTTGGAAATGCAAACGCGCATCACCGAGTTAGAAAGCCAAAACAAGAAGCTGCAAGATTTATTAGGCTATGTTCAACAAGAACCACTGGCATCACGTCCCATTCCAGCGCGGGTGATAGGACGCAGCGCTGACCATTGGTGGCAACAAGTAACTATTAACCGGGGTGCAAATGCCGGAATTAAGGAAGGTTATATTGTTAAAGCTGAGGGGGGATTAGTTGGTTTAGTGAATACCGTAACACCGAACACTAGCCGCATATTGTTAATTAGTGACCTCAAAAGTCAAGTTGGTGTGACTATTAGCCGCACTTCAGCCAAAGGTGTGCTTCGGGGGGATTCTTCTTCGGAAGCTGTGTTGGAATTTTATGAGAAAGTGCCAAATGTGAAGGTAGGGGATTTGGTTTCTACGTCGCTGTATAGTCAAAAATTTCCCTCGGGTTTGCCAGTTGGCAGAATTAAGTCTTTGGATTTGAAGAAACTACCCGCATCAATAGCCAAAATTGAATTATTTCCGGCTATTAGTTCCCTAGATTGGGTGGCTGTATATCCCAAGCCGACAAACCCAGAGCTAGAACAACAGCCAGCTAACCCAGAATCACAAAAATCTAATTAA
- the mreD gene encoding rod shape-determining protein MreD yields the protein MKLPSFNSKSKQPKQRFNSQRIPLSRRHPALLQLLDSGVTIGSVLLCLFLLPTRLPGMELLGIGPNWLLIWVVAWSVKRSVWAGTLAGIVLGFLQDAMTSPEPSHAITLGLVGFLTGLIQKQRFIQEDFISVALIVFIMAILAETVFASLLTLPRDRPAEYIWAYYQRVTLASAILSSLWAPVIYYPLNIWWERMKVLESQ from the coding sequence ATGAAGCTACCTTCATTTAATAGTAAATCAAAACAGCCAAAGCAAAGATTCAATAGTCAGCGTATACCTTTGTCACGTCGGCATCCGGCTTTACTTCAGTTACTCGATTCGGGAGTAACCATTGGCTCTGTTTTGTTATGTTTATTTTTATTGCCCACCCGCTTACCTGGGATGGAATTATTAGGAATTGGCCCCAATTGGCTGTTAATTTGGGTTGTAGCTTGGAGTGTGAAACGCTCGGTATGGGCAGGTACTCTAGCAGGTATTGTTTTAGGATTCCTTCAGGATGCGATGACATCACCTGAACCTTCCCATGCCATCACTTTAGGTTTAGTAGGATTCTTAACTGGATTAATACAAAAACAGCGTTTCATTCAAGAAGACTTTATTTCTGTTGCCTTGATTGTTTTTATCATGGCAATTTTGGCAGAAACGGTGTTTGCATCCCTACTAACCTTACCACGCGATCGCCCAGCAGAATACATCTGGGCATATTACCAGCGTGTCACCCTCGCCTCTGCTATCCTCAGCAGTCTTTGGGCCCCTGTAATTTACTACCCCCTCAATATTTGGTGGGAGCGGATGAAAGTATTGGAGAGTCAATAG
- the pruA gene encoding L-glutamate gamma-semialdehyde dehydrogenase yields the protein MVLQVQTSTYEAKTQEIARQLLAATQENRSFLASLRDQMRWDDKLLAWAMSNPGLRVQLFRFIDTLPALHSKAEIASHLQEYLGDESVELPAALKGMLNFANPDSMPGQVAATTVSTAVETLAHKYISGENIGQVIKTVERLRKEKMAFTIDLLGEAVITETEAQSYLERYQELISQLTEASKRWGNIPAIDEADGEQLSKVQVSVKLTAFYSQFDPLDAKGSEERVSDRIRTLLRHAKTLGAAIHFDMEQYAYKDLTLNILQKILLEDEFRQRTDIGITIQAYLRDSEQDARNAIAWLKQRGYPLTIRLVKGAYWDQETIKAAQKHWPQPVFNDKAATDANFETITQLLLENHQYVYSAIGSHNVRSQALAIAIAETLNVPRRRFEMQVLYGMGDKLAKALVDRGYRVRVYCPYGELLPGMAYLIRRLLENTANSSFLRQNLENRPVEELLAAPKIDLAHAKAQRRKEEEEGFVGAADTDYAEEEERKEAAQAFTKVRGELGRSYSPLINGEYVQTAEVIDSVNPSNFSEVIGKVGLINVEQAEAAMQAAKAAFPGWRRTPVKERADILRRAADLMEQRRAELSAWIVLEVGKAVKEADAEVSEAIDFCRYYAEEMERLYQGINYDVAGETNRYIYQPRGIAVVISPWNFPLAIACGMTVAALVTGNCTLLKPAETSSVITAKLTEILVEAGIPKGVFQYVPGKGSQVGAYLVSHPDTHLIAFTGSQEVGCRIYAEAATLKPLQRHMKRVIAEMGGKNAIIVDESADLDQAVVGVVQSAFGYSGQKCSACSRVVVVEAIYDAFVRRVVEATKSLNIGEAELPSTQVGPVIDANARDRIREYIEKGKAESQVALELSAPEHGYFIGPVIFSEVPPNGTIAQQEIFGPVLAVIKAKDFAQALAIANGTDYALTGGLYSRTPSHIQQAQEEFEVGNLYINRNITGAIVGRQPFGGFKLSGVGSKAGGPDYLLQFLEPRTITENIQRQGFAPIEGVD from the coding sequence GTGGTATTACAAGTACAAACTAGCACCTACGAAGCTAAAACTCAAGAAATCGCTAGACAATTATTAGCAGCAACTCAAGAAAATCGCTCATTTCTTGCTTCTTTGCGTGACCAAATGCGTTGGGATGACAAATTGCTTGCTTGGGCGATGAGTAACCCCGGTTTACGGGTACAGTTATTTCGATTTATTGATACTCTCCCGGCATTACATAGTAAAGCGGAAATTGCCTCACATTTACAAGAATATTTAGGTGATGAATCTGTTGAACTTCCAGCTGCTTTGAAGGGGATGCTGAATTTTGCTAACCCTGATTCTATGCCGGGACAGGTGGCTGCAACTACCGTATCTACAGCAGTTGAGACTTTAGCACATAAATATATTTCTGGGGAAAATATTGGGCAAGTTATTAAGACTGTTGAAAGGCTACGAAAAGAAAAAATGGCTTTCACCATTGACTTACTTGGTGAGGCGGTAATTACTGAAACTGAGGCGCAATCCTATTTAGAACGCTATCAAGAATTAATTAGTCAATTAACTGAAGCTTCTAAGCGTTGGGGCAATATCCCGGCTATTGATGAAGCAGATGGCGAACAGCTATCAAAAGTCCAGGTTTCTGTTAAGTTAACGGCGTTTTATTCCCAATTTGACCCTTTAGATGCAAAAGGTAGTGAGGAGAGAGTTAGCGATCGCATCCGTACTCTTCTACGCCATGCTAAAACCTTGGGTGCAGCTATCCATTTTGATATGGAACAGTATGCGTATAAAGACTTAACTCTAAATATTTTGCAAAAAATATTATTAGAAGATGAGTTTCGTCAACGTACAGATATTGGGATTACTATCCAAGCATATTTAAGAGATAGTGAGCAAGATGCTAGAAATGCGATCGCTTGGTTAAAACAGCGCGGTTATCCTTTAACAATTCGCTTAGTGAAGGGTGCGTATTGGGATCAGGAAACTATTAAAGCGGCGCAGAAACACTGGCCACAGCCTGTATTTAATGATAAGGCGGCGACTGATGCTAATTTCGAGACTATAACTCAGTTATTGTTGGAAAATCATCAGTATGTTTATTCTGCCATTGGTAGCCATAATGTGCGATCGCAAGCTTTGGCTATAGCAATTGCGGAAACTTTGAATGTTCCCCGGCGGCGGTTTGAAATGCAGGTGCTTTATGGGATGGGGGATAAGTTAGCGAAGGCTTTGGTTGATCGGGGGTATAGGGTAAGGGTTTACTGTCCTTATGGTGAGTTATTGCCGGGGATGGCTTATCTGATTCGGCGTTTGTTGGAAAATACGGCAAATAGTTCTTTTCTACGGCAGAATTTGGAGAATCGACCCGTTGAGGAGTTGCTTGCAGCCCCGAAGATTGATTTAGCTCACGCAAAGGCGCAGAGGCGCAAAGAGGAAGAGGAAGGTTTTGTGGGGGCGGCGGATACTGATTATGCGGAGGAGGAGGAAAGGAAGGAAGCGGCGCAGGCTTTTACAAAGGTGCGTGGAGAGTTGGGAAGGAGTTATTCACCTCTCATTAATGGGGAGTATGTGCAGACGGCTGAGGTGATTGATTCTGTTAATCCTTCTAATTTTAGTGAGGTGATAGGGAAGGTTGGATTAATTAATGTGGAACAGGCGGAAGCAGCGATGCAGGCGGCTAAGGCAGCGTTTCCTGGTTGGCGGCGGACTCCTGTGAAGGAACGGGCAGATATTTTGCGTCGGGCGGCTGATTTGATGGAACAGCGTCGGGCGGAATTATCAGCTTGGATAGTTTTGGAGGTGGGTAAGGCTGTTAAGGAAGCGGATGCTGAGGTTTCGGAGGCGATAGATTTTTGTCGCTATTATGCCGAGGAGATGGAACGGTTATATCAAGGTATAAATTATGATGTAGCTGGAGAGACAAATCGTTATATCTACCAGCCAAGAGGCATTGCGGTAGTGATTTCTCCTTGGAATTTTCCTCTGGCGATCGCCTGTGGGATGACTGTTGCTGCCTTGGTTACAGGCAACTGTACTCTGTTGAAGCCTGCGGAAACTTCTTCTGTAATTACCGCTAAACTAACAGAAATTTTAGTAGAGGCTGGTATTCCTAAAGGTGTATTTCAATACGTACCCGGTAAGGGTTCGCAAGTTGGTGCTTATTTAGTAAGTCATCCTGACACTCATCTAATTGCTTTTACTGGTTCTCAGGAAGTTGGTTGTCGCATTTATGCGGAAGCAGCTACCCTCAAGCCTTTACAAAGGCACATGAAACGGGTAATTGCGGAGATGGGTGGTAAGAATGCCATCATTGTTGATGAGAGTGCAGATTTAGATCAGGCTGTTGTCGGGGTGGTGCAGTCAGCCTTTGGTTACAGTGGACAAAAATGTTCTGCTTGTTCGCGGGTGGTGGTAGTAGAAGCCATCTACGATGCTTTTGTGCGGCGTGTGGTGGAAGCTACCAAGTCTCTGAATATTGGTGAGGCGGAGTTACCAAGTACCCAAGTAGGCCCGGTAATTGACGCTAATGCCCGCGATCGCATCCGCGAGTATATTGAAAAGGGTAAGGCAGAATCTCAGGTGGCGTTAGAGTTAAGCGCACCTGAACATGGTTATTTTATCGGCCCAGTCATCTTTAGCGAAGTTCCACCCAATGGGACAATTGCCCAACAAGAGATTTTTGGCCCTGTGTTGGCGGTAATTAAAGCTAAGGATTTTGCCCAGGCTTTAGCAATTGCTAATGGTACTGACTACGCCTTAACTGGTGGACTTTATTCTCGTACACCTTCCCACATTCAACAGGCACAGGAAGAGTTTGAGGTCGGTAACTTATATATCAACCGTAACATTACAGGGGCGATCGTTGGTAGACAGCCTTTTGGTGGCTTTAAGCTTTCTGGTGTCGGTTCCAAAGCCGGTGGCCCTGATTATCTGTTACAGTTCCTAGAACCACGGACAATTACAGAGAATATCCAGCGTCAAGGTTTTGCACCGATTGAAGGTGTAGATTAA
- a CDS encoding FHA domain-containing protein, which translates to MQRSSPTAEIFKELVHVQTNTAFAISPNLSLISIGKPNEQKPPDIDVSGLPDSDVVSRIHAQVWISGDEYYITDLGSSNGTYVNGVKLQPKVFSTLNPGDRIALGQGDKVTFLFRIKQSSTSNTSNFTPNSAPTRITSPTTIVEEGEVAFANKLIGLGLILTGVTFLSTSLYVSIYFRSTPAILLCIAGVVALNWGGRDNRILGWVIIGIGIALFISSGVIIGSVSLFSLLISFAAISCGIQLLTTGKVFNFNPLTFQQGVKK; encoded by the coding sequence ATGCAGCGTTCATCACCAACAGCAGAAATTTTTAAGGAACTGGTTCACGTTCAAACCAACACAGCTTTTGCGATATCACCGAACCTATCGCTAATTTCTATTGGTAAACCTAATGAACAAAAGCCTCCAGATATTGATGTTTCCGGTTTACCAGATTCTGATGTAGTTTCCCGTATTCACGCACAAGTCTGGATAAGTGGGGATGAATACTATATAACCGATTTAGGTAGTTCCAATGGTACTTATGTTAATGGGGTTAAACTGCAACCTAAAGTATTTTCTACCTTAAACCCCGGAGACAGAATTGCACTCGGACAAGGAGATAAAGTAACTTTTTTATTTAGAATTAAACAAAGTAGTACATCTAATACAAGTAACTTCACGCCAAACTCTGCACCAACTAGAATTACATCACCTACAACTATCGTAGAAGAAGGTGAAGTAGCCTTTGCCAATAAATTGATTGGTTTAGGGTTGATACTAACAGGCGTGACATTTTTAAGTACAAGCCTTTATGTGAGTATTTATTTCCGTAGTACACCCGCAATTTTACTATGTATAGCTGGTGTAGTAGCCCTCAACTGGGGTGGACGTGATAATCGGATACTAGGCTGGGTAATTATAGGTATAGGGATTGCTTTGTTTATCTCCAGTGGTGTAATTATCGGTTCCGTATCACTGTTTTCTTTGCTGATTTCATTCGCTGCAATCTCCTGTGGTATTCAATTGTTGACAACAGGTAAAGTGTTTAACTTTAATCCGCTTACATTCCAACAAGGAGTTAAAAAGTGA
- a CDS encoding rod shape-determining protein, translated as MGIDLGTANTLVYVSGKGIVLQEPSVVAIDQNEKVALAVGEEAKKMLGRTPGNVIALRPLRDGVIADFDTAELMLKSFIQRVNDGRSLILPRIVIGIPSGVTGVERRAVMDAAAQAGAREVYLIDEPVAAAIGAGLPVAEPTGNMIIDIGGGTTEVAVLSLQGTVISESVRIAGDELTESIIMYMKKVHNLVIGERTAEDIKIRMGSAYPTHDDDDLMMEVRGLHLLSGLPRTVTIKGPEIRESMMEPLSVIVEAVKRTLERTPPELAADIIDRGIMLAGGGALLKGIDTLISHETGIVTHIAADPLSCVVLGTGRVLENFKQLERVFSGRSRNM; from the coding sequence ATGGGTATCGACCTCGGTACAGCAAATACCCTCGTGTATGTTTCTGGTAAAGGTATTGTACTCCAAGAACCTTCTGTAGTGGCTATCGACCAAAATGAAAAGGTAGCTTTGGCGGTTGGGGAAGAAGCTAAAAAAATGCTCGGTCGTACTCCTGGAAATGTGATTGCCTTGCGGCCTTTGCGCGATGGGGTAATCGCTGACTTTGATACGGCTGAATTAATGCTGAAAAGCTTTATTCAAAGGGTGAATGATGGCAGGTCTTTGATATTACCCCGGATTGTGATTGGGATTCCCAGTGGTGTGACTGGGGTAGAAAGACGTGCAGTAATGGATGCGGCGGCGCAAGCTGGAGCTAGGGAAGTATATTTAATAGATGAACCAGTAGCAGCTGCGATCGGCGCTGGTTTACCAGTGGCGGAACCTACTGGTAACATGATTATTGATATTGGTGGTGGAACTACTGAAGTTGCCGTGTTAAGTCTGCAAGGTACTGTGATCAGCGAATCAGTACGCATTGCTGGCGACGAATTAACTGAGTCCATCATTATGTATATGAAAAAAGTTCATAACTTGGTGATTGGAGAACGGACTGCGGAAGATATCAAGATTCGCATGGGTTCTGCCTATCCCACCCATGATGATGATGACTTGATGATGGAAGTCCGGGGTTTACACCTACTTTCGGGTTTACCCAGAACTGTCACTATCAAAGGCCCAGAAATTCGTGAGAGTATGATGGAACCTTTATCTGTGATTGTGGAAGCAGTAAAACGGACGCTAGAACGTACACCACCTGAATTAGCAGCCGACATTATTGATAGAGGTATTATGTTAGCTGGTGGTGGTGCTTTGCTTAAAGGTATCGATACCTTAATTAGTCACGAAACAGGCATCGTCACCCATATCGCCGCCGATCCTCTTAGCTGCGTTGTTTTGGGAACAGGTCGGGTGTTAGAGAACTTTAAACAGCTAGAAAGGGTCTTTAGCGGTCGTTCTCGGAATATGTAG
- a CDS encoding single-stranded DNA-binding protein — protein sequence MSINIVTLVGRVGTDPDIKYFESGSVKCRLTLAVKRRTRNSDEPDWFTLELWDKTAEVAGNYVRKGSLIGIKGSLKFDTWSDRQTGANRSTPVIRVDQLELLGSKQDRDGGGDFSSENF from the coding sequence ATGAGCATTAATATAGTTACTTTAGTAGGTCGCGTAGGCACAGACCCAGATATTAAGTATTTTGAGTCTGGTAGTGTCAAGTGTAGATTAACTTTAGCCGTGAAGCGCAGAACTCGTAACAGCGACGAACCAGACTGGTTTACCTTAGAACTTTGGGATAAAACAGCAGAAGTAGCGGGTAATTATGTCCGCAAAGGTAGTTTAATAGGAATTAAAGGCTCCTTAAAGTTTGACACATGGAGCGATCGCCAAACCGGAGCCAACAGATCCACACCAGTAATTAGAGTAGATCAACTAGAACTACTAGGTTCCAAACAAGACAGAGACGGTGGCGGAGACTTTTCCTCAGAGAACTTTTAA
- a CDS encoding alpha/beta fold hydrolase — translation MKEAFSILGILLSAIGLFLSIWVITPAPFYFLLPLAVGAPEVCHWLLLLNTTAFVVLLFNLQGSWLQYVGLGISVVGIILSLLPFVQIPTAQQQMQLTMEKQLGQSYSRTILQQEYFGRSYPFNLIDAFKGIHIGEIRYTPNIEFASPDGVSLRLNIYRPPQVGQYPGIIVIHGGGWQSGSAESNADFSRYMAARGYTVFAITYRYAPAYKFPAQLDDVRSALTFIQKHAAEYEIDINRIALLGRSAGGQLAMLAGYQQNPLPVRAVISYYGPSNLAKGYREPPTPDPLNVRSVLEAFLGGTPDQVPEQYTKASPINYVNRPLPPTLLIHGSRDHITRISFPRMLLQSLQNAGNQAILLEIPWAEHAFDYIFNGPSNQLALYHTERFLAWALKHIGK, via the coding sequence ATGAAAGAAGCCTTCTCCATCCTGGGAATACTCTTGAGTGCTATTGGTTTATTCTTGAGTATTTGGGTTATCACTCCAGCACCTTTTTACTTTTTACTACCTCTAGCGGTGGGAGCGCCGGAAGTCTGCCATTGGTTACTATTGTTAAACACCACAGCTTTTGTAGTCTTATTATTTAACCTGCAAGGTAGCTGGCTGCAATATGTGGGTTTGGGTATTAGCGTAGTGGGAATTATTTTAAGTCTTTTGCCATTTGTGCAAATACCGACTGCACAACAGCAGATGCAGTTGACAATGGAAAAACAATTAGGTCAAAGCTATTCCAGAACAATTTTACAACAAGAATATTTTGGGCGATCGTATCCTTTCAACCTAATAGATGCGTTCAAAGGTATCCATATAGGTGAGATACGCTATACACCTAACATTGAATTTGCCTCACCTGATGGTGTATCTTTGCGTCTCAATATCTACCGTCCTCCCCAAGTTGGACAATACCCCGGAATCATAGTTATCCACGGTGGTGGGTGGCAAAGTGGTTCTGCTGAGTCTAACGCCGATTTCAGTCGTTACATGGCAGCTAGAGGCTATACTGTTTTTGCAATTACTTACCGTTATGCACCCGCTTATAAATTTCCTGCACAACTGGATGATGTGCGTAGCGCCTTAACTTTTATTCAAAAACACGCCGCCGAGTATGAAATAGACATTAACCGTATCGCCTTACTCGGACGTTCCGCAGGCGGACAGTTAGCTATGTTAGCTGGTTATCAGCAAAATCCTTTACCAGTCCGTGCAGTCATTAGCTATTATGGGCCATCCAACCTGGCTAAAGGATATCGAGAACCACCCACGCCAGATCCCTTAAATGTAAGGTCTGTACTTGAAGCCTTTTTGGGGGGTACACCAGACCAAGTTCCAGAACAATATACCAAAGCTTCACCCATTAACTATGTTAACCGCCCACTTCCACCAACTTTGTTAATTCATGGTAGCCGTGATCATATCACCCGTATAAGTTTCCCCAGGATGTTATTACAATCTTTACAAAACGCAGGTAATCAAGCAATTTTATTAGAAATTCCTTGGGCTGAACACGCTTTTGACTATATATTTAACGGGCCAAGCAATCAGCTAGCACTTTATCACACCGAGCGTTTTTTAGCTTGGGCATTAAAACATATAGGAAAGTAA